In Rhodocyclaceae bacterium, a single genomic region encodes these proteins:
- a CDS encoding hydantoinase/oxoprolinase family protein → MAGYWIGIDTGGTFTDLVLAEPSAGRWEYHKVPTRTADPAAGIHDGIRELLALSGVAAADVAFLVLGTTLATNAVLEGKWAKTGLVTTAGFRDVIELARQRRPDYFNLDKVKPVPPASRDCRLEVSERIDVEGRVVTPLDESTVHAAVAALKEAGVQSVAICFLHSYQNPAHEARARAIIEAAWPGSAVCASYEVLAEFREFERCASTLVNASLMPIMATYLDRFEAGVRELGVPRTPRVMQSNGGAVTPAAVKRLPINTFFSGPAGGVIGSARLGSRIGLPNLITFDMGGTSTDVCLIKDGEPAKKSQREMGGYPVRTRTLDIHTIGAGGGSIAWIDAGGLLKVGPRSAGAYPGPAAYGRGGTEPTVTDANVVLGRLSPESLLGGRMKMHPDKAREAVEDLARKLSVDPVQAAAGVVEIVNVNMMGAVRVISIEQGEDPRDFALVAFGGAGPLHAVEVAMAMGMRHVLVPARPGLLSAEGLLQADQRGDFSLTRLVVLAPAQLRAIDAGFAELRRRGEAWLAEERADAGASVSEWSADLRYVGQSFELVLPLSGGSLDEASVAALVEAFHQRHREYYGYDIRDQAVELVNLRLALTVPRPRPSFSAVASAPVGTPGSRDVWFPAGGYVRSPVYDRSHLVPGMAFDGPAIVEQMDATTVIPPSARCRIDDAGNLHVMLGEVQ, encoded by the coding sequence ATGGCTGGATACTGGATTGGCATCGACACCGGTGGCACGTTCACCGACCTGGTGCTGGCGGAACCTTCCGCCGGCCGCTGGGAGTACCACAAGGTCCCGACGCGCACCGCGGACCCCGCTGCTGGCATCCACGACGGCATCCGCGAACTGCTCGCCCTGTCGGGTGTGGCCGCAGCCGACGTCGCATTCCTCGTGCTCGGCACGACCCTGGCGACCAACGCGGTGCTCGAGGGCAAGTGGGCGAAGACCGGACTCGTCACCACGGCCGGCTTCCGCGACGTGATCGAACTCGCGCGGCAGCGGCGCCCCGACTACTTCAACCTCGACAAGGTCAAGCCGGTGCCGCCGGCCTCGCGCGACTGCCGGCTGGAGGTGAGCGAGCGCATCGACGTCGAAGGCCGCGTGGTCACGCCGCTCGACGAGTCGACCGTGCATGCGGCGGTGGCCGCGCTGAAGGAGGCTGGCGTGCAGTCGGTCGCGATCTGCTTCCTGCACTCGTACCAGAACCCGGCGCACGAGGCGCGCGCGCGCGCGATCATCGAGGCTGCCTGGCCCGGTTCCGCAGTCTGCGCGTCGTACGAAGTGCTGGCCGAGTTCCGCGAATTCGAGCGTTGCGCATCGACGCTTGTCAACGCCAGCCTGATGCCGATCATGGCGACCTACCTCGACCGCTTCGAGGCCGGCGTACGCGAACTCGGCGTGCCGCGCACGCCGCGGGTGATGCAGTCCAACGGCGGTGCGGTGACGCCAGCTGCGGTCAAGCGCCTGCCGATCAACACCTTCTTCTCCGGTCCGGCCGGCGGGGTGATCGGCAGTGCCCGCCTCGGCAGCCGCATCGGCCTGCCCAACCTGATCACCTTCGACATGGGCGGCACCAGCACCGATGTGTGCCTGATCAAGGACGGCGAGCCGGCCAAGAAGAGCCAGCGGGAAATGGGTGGCTATCCCGTGCGTACGCGCACGCTGGACATCCACACCATAGGCGCGGGCGGCGGCAGCATCGCCTGGATCGATGCCGGCGGGCTGCTCAAGGTCGGCCCGCGCAGTGCCGGTGCATATCCGGGGCCGGCCGCCTATGGGCGTGGTGGCACGGAGCCCACGGTCACCGATGCCAATGTCGTGCTCGGCCGCCTGAGCCCCGAGTCGTTGCTCGGTGGCCGCATGAAGATGCATCCGGACAAGGCACGCGAAGCCGTCGAAGACCTTGCGCGCAAGTTGAGTGTCGACCCGGTACAGGCCGCCGCTGGCGTGGTCGAGATCGTCAACGTGAACATGATGGGCGCAGTACGCGTGATCTCGATCGAGCAGGGCGAGGACCCGCGCGACTTCGCGCTGGTCGCCTTCGGCGGGGCGGGGCCGCTGCATGCGGTGGAAGTCGCGATGGCGATGGGCATGCGCCATGTGCTGGTGCCGGCGCGGCCCGGGCTGCTGTCTGCCGAAGGGCTGCTGCAGGCCGACCAGCGTGGCGACTTCAGCCTGACCCGGCTGGTGGTGCTCGCACCGGCGCAGTTGCGCGCGATCGATGCCGGTTTCGCCGAACTGCGCCGCCGCGGCGAGGCGTGGCTGGCCGAGGAGCGCGCCGACGCTGGCGCTTCGGTGTCCGAATGGAGTGCCGACCTGCGCTATGTCGGCCAGAGCTTCGAACTGGTTTTGCCGCTGTCGGGCGGATCGCTCGATGAAGCTTCGGTGGCCGCGCTGGTCGAGGCGTTCCACCAGCGCCATCGCGAGTACTACGGTTACGACATACGCGACCAGGCGGTCGAACTGGTCAACCTGCGCCTCGCGCTGACCGTGCCACGGCCGCGGCCGTCATTCTCGGCGGTGGCATCGGCGCCGGTCGGGACGCCGGGCAGCCGCGACGTCTGGTTCCCGGCTGGCGGTTACGTGCGTTCGCCGGTGTACGATCGATCGCACCTCGTTCCGGGCATGGCGTTCGACGGACCGGCGATCGTGGAACAGATGGATGCGACCACGGTGATCCCGCCGTCGGCGCGCTGTCGGATCGACGACGCCGGAAACCTGCATGTGATGCTTGGCGAGGTCCAGTGA
- a CDS encoding LysR family transcriptional regulator: MNFKLRQLQGLLALARTGSFSRAAADSSMTQPAFSQMIRELETALGVRLFDRTTRRVDLTDAGRTLVGLVQRPVDELADAWLDLRGVAAGTRGRIALALLPSAAFGFVTRALAAYRALHPLVQVTLREEQNDVLLQKVRDREVDFGIGILAGRDPELEATDLFVDELVAVLASGHPLAARTTLSWKAVAAEPLILLPRPSSVRQLVEASLARHRAAREPAFEVANMLTAASMARSGLGITVLPWLALAEMRQEGLEVRRIGVPRPLRRVSIVCRADRRPSPAASAFLALLEDGRTRFLPQALAAPRG; the protein is encoded by the coding sequence ATGAATTTCAAGCTTCGCCAGCTGCAGGGCCTGCTCGCCCTTGCACGCACCGGATCGTTCAGCCGCGCGGCGGCGGACTCGTCGATGACCCAGCCGGCGTTTTCTCAGATGATCCGGGAACTGGAGACGGCGCTGGGCGTGCGCCTGTTCGACCGCACGACGCGCCGCGTCGACCTGACGGACGCCGGCCGCACGCTGGTCGGCCTGGTGCAACGACCGGTCGATGAACTCGCCGATGCCTGGCTCGACCTGCGCGGTGTGGCCGCCGGCACGCGCGGACGGATCGCGCTCGCACTGCTGCCATCGGCTGCGTTCGGCTTCGTCACCCGCGCGCTGGCCGCGTACCGGGCGCTTCACCCGCTGGTCCAGGTGACGCTGCGCGAAGAACAGAACGACGTATTGCTGCAGAAGGTGCGCGACCGCGAGGTCGACTTCGGCATCGGCATCCTGGCAGGCCGCGATCCGGAACTGGAGGCGACCGACCTGTTCGTCGACGAACTGGTCGCAGTGCTGGCGAGCGGGCATCCCCTGGCCGCGCGAACGACCCTGTCCTGGAAGGCGGTAGCGGCCGAGCCCCTGATCCTGCTGCCACGACCGTCGAGCGTCCGCCAACTGGTCGAGGCTTCGCTCGCTCGCCACCGTGCCGCGCGCGAGCCGGCGTTCGAAGTGGCGAACATGCTTACTGCGGCCAGCATGGCCCGCTCCGGGCTGGGCATCACCGTGCTGCCGTGGCTGGCGCTGGCCGAGATGCGCCAGGAAGGCCTCGAGGTGCGCCGCATCGGCGTGCCGCGCCCGCTGCGGCGGGTATCGATCGTCTGCCGTGCCGACCGGCGGCCAAGCCCTGCCGCGAGTGCGTTCCTCGCCCTGCTCGAAGACGGCCGCACCCGTTTCCTGCCGCAGGCACTGGCGGCTCCGCGGGGCTGA
- a CDS encoding tripartite tricarboxylate transporter substrate binding protein produces MDTILTRMLKHSPIARLAVPIGMLSIAVAACTGAAHAQAPLATGWPTKPVRLIVDFPAGGVSDTIARTVGGRWSEGLGQPVVVDPRPGAGGMLAYGLGMRAQPDGHTISFVSAPFVLLVSLHEKPQYTVAGFAPIGLIGTAPNVLVASPKVPARGVKELIGWAKGRSDSVNFASVGIGSSPHLSGELFNQVTGVRATHVPFNGSGPAMNDLMAGRVDFMFVNLPSAAPLVKAGKLQLLALGGDRRIPAYPDTATVAESGFPGFRSIGFYGIAAPAGIPATAGTRLRQELARAIVVPEVRERLQALGVDPAGSDAGDFGAFLLDETRRWERVVREAKIRLEVQ; encoded by the coding sequence ATGGACACAATATTGACGCGGATGCTGAAGCACTCCCCGATAGCCAGGCTGGCTGTACCGATCGGCATGCTTTCCATCGCAGTAGCTGCCTGCACCGGGGCAGCCCATGCACAGGCACCCTTAGCCACTGGCTGGCCGACGAAGCCGGTACGGCTGATCGTCGACTTTCCGGCCGGCGGCGTGTCGGACACGATCGCACGCACGGTCGGCGGACGCTGGTCCGAAGGGCTCGGACAGCCGGTGGTGGTCGATCCGCGGCCAGGGGCGGGTGGGATGCTCGCCTACGGCCTGGGCATGCGCGCACAGCCCGACGGCCATACGATCTCGTTCGTCAGCGCGCCGTTCGTGCTGCTGGTCAGCCTTCACGAGAAACCGCAGTACACGGTGGCCGGGTTCGCGCCGATCGGGCTGATCGGGACAGCACCCAACGTGCTGGTGGCCTCGCCGAAGGTGCCGGCGCGCGGCGTCAAGGAACTGATCGGCTGGGCGAAGGGACGCAGCGATTCGGTCAACTTCGCCTCGGTAGGCATCGGCTCCAGCCCGCACCTGTCCGGCGAACTGTTCAACCAGGTCACTGGCGTACGCGCGACCCACGTGCCGTTCAACGGCAGCGGCCCTGCGATGAACGACCTGATGGCGGGAAGAGTCGACTTCATGTTCGTGAATCTGCCGTCCGCCGCGCCCCTGGTCAAAGCCGGCAAACTACAGTTGCTCGCCCTGGGCGGCGACCGGCGCATACCTGCCTACCCCGATACTGCGACCGTGGCCGAGTCGGGCTTTCCAGGCTTCCGGTCGATCGGCTTCTATGGCATTGCGGCACCCGCGGGCATCCCTGCGACCGCCGGGACCCGGTTGCGGCAGGAACTGGCCAGGGCGATCGTCGTGCCGGAAGTACGAGAGCGCCTGCAGGCGCTCGGCGTCGATCCCGCGGGCAGCGACGCGGGCGACTTCGGCGCATTCCTGTTGGATGAAACGCGGCGCTGGGAGCGCGTGGTGCGAGAAGCGAAGATACGCCTCGAGGTGCAATGA
- a CDS encoding Gfo/Idh/MocA family oxidoreductase, which translates to MLNVAVVGMGWWGKIIVPLLKTSKKITVGKVVEVNPDSIADFAREQGVQVVTRYEDVLADPSIQAVVLCTPHTQHTDQIVAAAAAGKHVFCEKPLSMTRADVLRAVAAIEKAGVALAVGHERRFEPPILEMMQIVKSGVLGKPLQVEANFSQDKFLSLAADNWRLSGKEAPAGPMTATGIHLLDLSVGVFGEADHVYASVKQLGSHLVNGDTLAILVSFRNGGHALISAILATPFDGRFAIYCNEGWIEVRDKTHPEAPEGWTMTQCFRGGRREVKEFPPVPGVLANLEAFADAAEGRAPYPVPREQMVANISALEAIFKATKSGVVEKVEG; encoded by the coding sequence ATGTTGAACGTAGCCGTCGTCGGCATGGGATGGTGGGGCAAGATCATCGTCCCGCTGCTCAAGACCAGCAAGAAGATCACCGTCGGCAAGGTGGTCGAGGTGAACCCCGACTCGATCGCCGATTTCGCGCGCGAGCAGGGCGTGCAGGTGGTGACCCGCTATGAAGACGTGCTGGCGGATCCGTCGATCCAGGCGGTCGTGCTGTGCACGCCGCACACCCAGCACACCGACCAGATCGTCGCCGCTGCCGCGGCCGGCAAGCATGTGTTCTGCGAGAAGCCGCTGTCGATGACCCGCGCCGACGTGCTGCGTGCAGTGGCCGCGATCGAGAAGGCCGGCGTCGCGCTGGCGGTCGGCCACGAGCGCCGGTTCGAGCCGCCGATCCTCGAGATGATGCAGATCGTGAAGTCGGGCGTGCTCGGCAAGCCGCTGCAGGTCGAGGCCAACTTCAGCCAGGACAAGTTCCTGTCGCTCGCGGCAGACAACTGGCGCCTGTCGGGCAAGGAAGCGCCGGCCGGTCCGATGACCGCCACCGGCATCCACCTGCTAGACCTGTCGGTCGGCGTGTTCGGCGAAGCCGACCATGTGTATGCCAGCGTGAAGCAACTCGGCAGCCATCTCGTCAACGGCGACACGCTGGCGATCCTGGTGTCGTTCCGCAACGGTGGCCATGCGCTGATCAGCGCGATCCTGGCCACGCCGTTCGATGGCCGCTTCGCGATCTACTGCAACGAGGGCTGGATCGAGGTGCGCGACAAGACCCACCCGGAAGCGCCGGAAGGCTGGACGATGACCCAGTGCTTCCGCGGCGGCCGGCGCGAGGTCAAGGAGTTCCCGCCGGTGCCCGGCGTGCTCGCCAACCTCGAGGCCTTCGCCGACGCGGCCGAAGGGCGCGCGCCGTACCCGGTGCCGCGCGAGCAGATGGTCGCCAACATCTCCGCGCTCGAGGCCATCTTCAAGGCAACGAAGAGCGGCGTGGTGGAGAAGGTCGAAGGTTGA